One window of the Carnobacterium maltaromaticum DSM 20342 genome contains the following:
- a CDS encoding acetyl-CoA carboxylase biotin carboxylase subunit, producing MFTKILVANRGEIAVRIIRACKELGIRTVAVYSEADKDALHMQLADEAICIGPAKATDSYLNMQSILSAAVVTKAQAIHPGFGFLSENSVFATMCGECNITFIGPDAETIDMMGNKANARALMIEADVPVIPGSDGFVTSVEMAVEIADQLGYPVMLKAAAGGGGKGIRKVMKPEELEAAYLSASSEAGAAFGDDRMYMERIIQHARHIEVQILADNYGHVIHLGERDCSLQRNNQKIIEESPSVAISDKERQILGETAVRAAKHVGYKNAGTIEFLVDQNGFYFMEMNTRIQVEHPVTEMATGIDIVKEQLLIASGKKMTLEQSDIHLTGHTIECRINAENPAFHFAPSPGRIDYLLLPSGGLGLRVDSAMFAGYEIPPYYDAMIAKIITKGENRSEAIAKMKRALSELVIDGIVTNQFFQEDLLQDERFVNGEYDTNFLQDTYLPEWTLKNS from the coding sequence ATGTTTACAAAAATATTAGTAGCAAATCGTGGTGAGATTGCAGTTCGAATTATTCGAGCATGTAAAGAACTTGGAATTCGAACTGTCGCGGTTTACTCAGAAGCAGATAAAGATGCCCTTCATATGCAATTGGCAGATGAAGCCATCTGTATTGGACCAGCTAAAGCTACTGATTCTTATTTAAATATGCAGAGCATTTTAAGTGCTGCTGTTGTTACTAAAGCCCAGGCGATTCATCCTGGGTTTGGCTTTTTATCTGAGAACAGTGTTTTTGCAACTATGTGTGGGGAATGTAATATTACCTTTATTGGGCCAGATGCAGAAACTATTGATATGATGGGGAATAAGGCGAATGCCAGAGCATTAATGATTGAAGCAGATGTTCCAGTTATTCCTGGTAGTGATGGGTTTGTTACAAGTGTGGAAATGGCGGTTGAAATAGCTGATCAACTCGGTTATCCAGTTATGTTAAAAGCAGCTGCTGGTGGTGGTGGAAAAGGGATTCGTAAAGTGATGAAGCCTGAAGAATTAGAAGCCGCCTATTTGAGTGCTAGTAGTGAAGCTGGAGCTGCATTTGGCGATGACCGCATGTATATGGAACGAATTATCCAACATGCTAGACATATTGAAGTTCAAATTTTAGCGGATAACTATGGTCATGTGATACACTTGGGAGAACGTGATTGTTCTTTACAACGAAATAATCAGAAAATTATTGAAGAATCCCCTTCAGTTGCTATAAGTGATAAAGAACGACAAATTCTTGGAGAAACAGCTGTGCGAGCAGCGAAACATGTGGGCTATAAAAATGCTGGGACCATTGAATTTTTAGTGGATCAAAACGGTTTTTATTTTATGGAGATGAATACGCGTATTCAAGTCGAGCATCCTGTAACTGAGATGGCGACAGGGATTGATATTGTCAAAGAGCAACTGTTAATTGCCAGTGGGAAAAAAATGACGTTAGAGCAATCTGATATTCATTTAACTGGCCATACAATTGAATGTCGTATTAATGCCGAAAATCCAGCTTTCCATTTTGCTCCGTCACCAGGTAGAATTGATTATTTATTACTACCAAGTGGTGGATTAGGTTTACGTGTGGACAGTGCAATGTTTGCAGGTTATGAAATTCCGCCTTATTACGATGCTATGATTGCAAAGATTATCACTAAAGGTGAAAATCGTAGTGAAGCTATTGCAAAAATGAAGCGTGCGTTAAGTGAATTAGTTATTGATGGTATTGTAACCAATCAATTTTTCCAAGAAGATTTGTTACAAGACGAGCGTTTTGTAAACGGTGAGTACGATACAAACTTTTTACAAGACACCTATCTGCCTGAGTGGACATTAAAAAATAGCTAA
- the accD gene encoding acetyl-CoA carboxylase, carboxyltransferase subunit beta: protein MRLFKKREYIPIDPNRQRIQAEEKNDPKVPDGMWEKCPSCKKAIYTKDLGEERICPSCGYCFRIGALERIQLTVDEGSFEEWDRGIENKNLMDFPGYPEKIASLQQKTGLDEAVVTGKALIDGQPLVIGVMDASFIMGSMGTVVGEKITRAFEKATKEKLPVLIFTASGGARMQEGILSLMQMAKISGAVAKHSAAGLLYVVVLTDPTTGGVSASFAMQGDIILAEPQALIGFAGRRVIEQTINEALPDDFQKAESLLEHGFVDKIVPRPELRNTLSLLLRLH from the coding sequence GTGAGACTTTTTAAAAAGCGGGAATATATTCCGATTGATCCAAATCGACAAAGAATTCAAGCTGAGGAAAAAAATGACCCTAAAGTTCCAGATGGTATGTGGGAAAAATGTCCTAGTTGTAAAAAAGCCATCTATACGAAAGATTTAGGGGAAGAGCGAATTTGTCCAAGTTGTGGTTATTGTTTCAGAATTGGAGCATTAGAACGGATTCAATTAACTGTTGATGAAGGTAGCTTCGAGGAATGGGATCGTGGGATTGAAAATAAAAATTTAATGGATTTTCCTGGATATCCTGAAAAAATAGCTAGTTTGCAACAAAAAACAGGTTTAGATGAAGCTGTTGTGACAGGTAAGGCATTGATTGATGGACAACCTTTAGTTATTGGCGTAATGGATGCCAGCTTTATTATGGGAAGCATGGGGACTGTTGTTGGTGAAAAAATCACTCGAGCTTTTGAAAAAGCAACAAAAGAAAAATTACCTGTCTTGATTTTTACAGCATCTGGCGGCGCTCGAATGCAAGAAGGCATCTTATCCTTGATGCAAATGGCCAAAATTAGTGGAGCTGTTGCTAAACATAGTGCTGCTGGACTGTTGTATGTTGTTGTCCTAACAGATCCAACAACTGGTGGAGTATCGGCTAGTTTTGCGATGCAAGGAGATATTATTTTAGCTGAACCGCAAGCTTTAATTGGTTTTGCTGGTCGCCGAGTTATTGAGCAAACAATTAATGAAGCTTTGCCAGATGATTTTCAAAAAGCAGAATCATTGCTAGAACATGGCTTCGTTGATAAAATTGTTCCTCGTCCAGAATTAAGAAACACATTAAGCTTATTGTTACGTTTACATTAA
- a CDS encoding acetyl-CoA carboxylase carboxyl transferase subunit alpha, giving the protein MKNASEIVALSRKTTRLTALEYMNFLFKDFIEFHGDRSYRDDKAVVGGIATLNAQPVTVIGIQKGHTLEENMLRNFGSPHPEGYRKALRLMKQAEKFNRPIVTFINTAGAYCGVEAEERGQGEAIARNLMEMSQLKVPIISIIIGEGGSGGALALALGNQVWMMEHTMYAILSPEGFSSILWKDASRSKEAAELMKLTASDLLGLDVIDLLIPETKEGVLLAQETIAKEMQLQLIEALETLNKLTPEELIEDRYNRFRKY; this is encoded by the coding sequence TTGAAGAATGCGAGTGAAATTGTCGCCTTGTCGCGTAAAACGACACGGTTAACGGCATTAGAGTATATGAACTTTCTTTTTAAGGATTTTATTGAGTTTCATGGAGATCGTTCTTATCGTGATGATAAAGCTGTTGTTGGTGGTATTGCGACTTTAAATGCACAACCAGTAACGGTTATAGGAATTCAAAAAGGCCATACTTTAGAAGAAAACATGTTGCGTAATTTTGGTTCCCCTCATCCAGAAGGCTATCGTAAAGCATTACGTTTAATGAAGCAAGCTGAAAAATTTAATCGTCCTATTGTGACGTTTATTAATACTGCTGGGGCGTATTGTGGAGTTGAGGCAGAAGAAAGAGGACAGGGTGAAGCGATTGCTCGTAACTTGATGGAAATGAGTCAATTAAAAGTTCCGATTATCTCGATCATTATTGGTGAAGGCGGAAGTGGGGGAGCTTTGGCTTTGGCTTTAGGAAATCAAGTATGGATGATGGAACATACGATGTATGCCATTTTATCCCCAGAAGGTTTCTCTTCAATTTTATGGAAAGATGCTTCACGCTCTAAAGAAGCAGCAGAACTTATGAAATTGACAGCGAGTGACTTACTAGGGTTAGATGTTATTGATTTATTGATTCCTGAGACCAAAGAAGGTGTTTTGTTAGCTCAAGAGACAATTGCTAAGGAAATGCAGTTGCAGCTGATAGAGGCGCTAGAAACCTTAAATAAACTTACTCCAGAAGAGTTAATTGAAGATCGTTACAATCGTTTTAGAAAATATTAA
- a CDS encoding FeoB-associated Cys-rich membrane protein produces MSIFSLLVTFSLGILIFGWTFYQLIQLFKNSKQGTCSACSSGCEAKQLADAAKKKKDTIKF; encoded by the coding sequence ATGTCAATTTTTTCACTATTAGTTACATTTAGCTTAGGAATTTTAATTTTTGGTTGGACATTTTATCAGCTAATCCAACTTTTCAAGAATTCAAAACAGGGTACTTGCAGTGCCTGCAGTAGCGGTTGCGAAGCTAAACAACTTGCCGATGCCGCCAAAAAGAAAAAAGATACTATTAAATTTTGA